The Venturia canescens isolate UGA chromosome 4, ASM1945775v1, whole genome shotgun sequence genomic interval TGATCACAtcaaatacttttttatttccgtaAGACTATATATGGAATTTGATGCAGGAGCATCAACCTTAACGATGATTTTATTCATGAAACTGGAAGCCATGTTGAAAAAGGAGAGCTATTGAGGTCACATATCTTGCTCGAGACTAAAATAGTACAGTTGAGGAAAAGTGAAAGGTGCGCTATGTCACACATCAGAGACCGAATGATCGCTTAATTTTAGGACGTCAATTATGAAAGATGCTTCTCAACGTGTCATTGGTCACTTAAAAACAATATTCCTACGAAATATTTATGACAATAAAAACATCCGGTAGATCCGATTCTCAGACATTTCTGGATCCTAGGAGAAAAATCCGATAATTATTAGTTTATACTGGTTGACACGAAAAACGCAAACAAATGATTTTCCATCACGCACGAGTCAAAGCTGCGCTTTTTAGTTACGTAAATTAGtcagaatattaaaaaatttttaaaatgaaacataatgtatgaaaataattgttcaATAGATATTTCTTGTGATTAGTGAccgaatgaacattttttttggcagATTGGGCAATACACGTTCGAGGAAACATTCGATATGCGTTTTGCGGTCGGTTTCGAACAACACAACGCGACACTGAGTGCAGCAACGATGGCGACCTTGAGTCCTGAACAATTGGAGCGAGTACAGCACTTGAACAGGTTGGACTTGGAGCTTTatgattttgcaaaaaatcTAATGTTCCAGAGGTTCCACAGACTGCGAGATCGGGATCTTCAATTTGAGCAACGATTTGAGCATCTCGGTGAGTTACCATCGCGTCAGAGTGCCATGGAATTCAATTGGGATTCCGTCATCGAGGATACGACCGATGGGAAGTGATGAGAAAACTTATTTTACGAGTTTTCACGTATATCAATCCCGTAACGTTGAGGCTCGCTGATTATTCTTcgtttacgtttttttcatacgaAGAAAGTGGAAATTACATTGAATACCGCGAGCGCGTGTCCACGACACGCCGTTGCCAGAGTCCGCGAACTTCCTCGTTACAAAAATAGCGCGACGTGTTACGCCTACTCGTTGGAACGCAATCGAAAGTTCACGACATGCTAATTTTTTGTCgttccaaaaaattcaatacaaAACAAGCAAAATAACCAAAGAGACTTTCAACGTCAGAAGATATCGTTCGGTTCTCGGTTCTGTCGCAAAACAGCCATCCAAGCTATCCAGTATGAAAGTACTACGTGTATACTGTTGTACAATAATTTTATAACGCTCGTCGAAACCTTGCAACATATTAGCGTGAAacatattcattttttgttcatttttcttccactgTAAAAACGTTCTTCTGGTTTTCCGAGCACGTCGAAGGACAAATTCCATTCATTTTTACGagatctatttttttttttaacgattgtACGTAAATGCAATCGCTTTTCTTTCAGCTAGTCTTTCGTCAAATGTAACATGAAATCggagtttgtttttttctcacatttcgAGGAAGTAATAATCATACACCTTCATATACGAATGTATATAGATTATGGTCTGAAAAAGTTCTTCCGTATACACATACACAGCTTACATATCTTCGTTTCTAACGACAGCAGTTAGTGTAATTTATACGCGTAAGTTGAGTTTTTTTCGACGTCACATTAAATACaagggaagaaagaaagaaaagatagagagagagagagaagggagagagagaaagaaaagttaACTACAATTGAGACGTAATCGCGTTTCCTATGTATCCGCGACACTTTCGATTGACAGAGGCAGGACCTAGAAAAGAGTTCAATGGGATCATTGGTCAGAAACACGCACATACGAAAAACGTTTTATTCAAGAACAATACGTTACTTGTGAGAGTTTGCGGACTATTGCCCCTGTCATATCCAATCGATCTGCACTCAAGAATGATGGGAGAGAGCGTTGAATGAAGAGAGTAAGGGAGGGATGAATCTGAGCCTGAACGAAAACTCTATAACCAATCGAGAAAGCAAACGATAACGTAACGAAAAAACTCATCATAGTCGGAACGAAAATAAAGCTCGACAATAATTCTccataaaatattgaagattGTGTGAATAATGAAAACGACTATTATTTTctacatgaaatttttcaatcattacTATTTCGAATCTTGCATTGCTTGCAATGCAAGAGAATTTCTACTCCTTTTCTTTTCGAATTCTCATTTGTATACTCCTCATAACATAAATCTTTAGAGAAATAAGATTTTTGGCTCGTAAAGTAAAATGTATCTAATTTAAaatcttcttctttttatggagaatttttctctagTGAAGCTGAGTTGAAAATAAGATGAATGCGATAGCAAAATTCCTTTCTCGTGCGGatataaattacaaaaattactGCCCGTCAGATCGTCAGTCGTCACATATCTTTGTTCGTGGGCAGCTatcttgaatgaaaaaaaagaaaaatatacaaaaaaaccaACGTTTTATAAGACGACCCCTAACTCATATCGATCTCTGTAGTTTTTAAGTGTTAATAGCGGGGAAACGTGTGTGTTCAATTGCCAATTGTCTCGGTGAACGCGATAAACTTTCGTGTTTAAAATCACACTCGGATATaacaatcaattatttttacgaaatatttaaaaattcgcgTTTTTTTATGACGAGACTGTTGACATGATTTCTGTGTTATTATCAAACTTGTATCATACTTTTTTCTGCTTCCTCTCTCTCCTGCCACGGTCTTTGTCATTAAAAACACGCATTTTAGTCGTATATAAATCGTGTTttaatacatatataaatatatcaatATATTATACACTGAGAGGCAAAGATGAGTGAATTTTAATAGAACCAGCGATGATTTTCACTCGTTATTTATGGCGAAATATTGAAAGTAGTCGGATTAAAGAATTCGACACCGTGTGTctcgaaaataaatagtaaataTCGTAGAGTAGACGTGAATTTAGCTTATACGCGACAAGTCCACTGCAGCTAAGTCAAAGCACTGATGCTGTCGAATCGATTACGCATTCGCACTTTGCTCTATTTCATTATTCTTCATCGTTTCATTCGCAAATTTATTTCATCGCGTTCAATCatattgtaaataattatcgagagcaaatatttttcatggatgatttttttgaattattttacaaCGTAATATTATTCGATTTAGTAATAAAGttcgaaatataaaaagatTCGTAATTAGCTGGCTCGTGCGCAAATAATATTAGAGAGGATGATGTTCATCTGCCATACAGAGATCCTCTCACGATGAATGAACGAACGTCAGTAGAGGCAACAATTTTGAAAGTATTTGAAGAACAGGTTTCTTGGTTAGTTATTAATGTTGCGATACTTCCTAACTTTGTTTATCGCAAATAACGatgaaacgaaataaataaaaaaaagttgtgaaATCTCATATTGATTCTTTTTGAGACATTTTATTATGATCGAAGTATATTATTCGAGGGTGCGTgcatttttcatatcattCGATTAAATTTATTGGAGATTCGCTTTATTCCGATAAGTCAGAGATAAATAACGTTCAATGCATAACAGTTATTAAGCTTATCGTactatgataaaaaaataacgaaatagtcgatgcgtattatttttttttctccgtcatAACAGAGATGCTCATTAACGTCGTCTCGAGAAATATCACGTACGGAATTGCGAATGCTGATTTGTTAATGTGGCAGTATTTTCGATTTGATATCGACGtgaaactgtttttttctttatacgaaagaattttacatttattagCATCAAACAATACAATTTTAAGTGGCACGCCCCTGTCAGTAATATTTCTGCAACGTGTACATACAAATATGAATATTAATCACAATcggaaggaaaattattggcTATGATTATGAAATTGGGAGGAAAAATGAAGTATTCGTGGTTTTTACCGATAAAGAAAATCCATTAGTGGGAGTTCAGAATCTGTCGATCACTGTGCTTGAAGAACTTTTATTTTGAGTATTAGCAATTGTTACTTAGTTCTTCAAATacttgaatgaaataaaagtgaaaaaaatcgaatcttgaattaattttttggTGTTTTTTCTTGTTGTATGAATGGATACTGTTTCGAGTTGAAGGATTCCTTAGACCGGAGTCGAAAAACTTCTTAGTATGCTATACGATTAAACGTAAATACCAAATTTTTATCGGATCATTGACTTTAATGAAAGATAATATAACATAGTATCCTCACTCGACGAAGTTAACAGTGATATATAGTAATATAAAACGTCCTCTGCAGGTGCATGCTAAATTTACCGACAAACACATATACAAACTCAAGACGAACgcgcaaaaaaatcatcgactgTTTTGCCATTTTAATGTTTATACGTAGAATAATTATTCCATATAATGTTggagcgaatgaaaatttagaaGAGAGCAATGAAACGTACGATCACAGTAAAGCTCTCATAGATTTAATAATCAATGGTTAATATAGTATTGAACAACATGAACATGTCAAGTGCAATAAGACTCGACACGATGGGTTACCACAATAATTATCTCATATCATCCAGTCATGAAACGTAATGTATTGTAATATATACCGAAGTTAGAAAATCTGGAATTTCACGCACGATCGATCAAAAAATGGTTCTTGTAATTACAGAATTGAGACCAAAACTCAGctgttattgttaacttggaaaaaaatcgtctgcCATTCGATTGtgatttgtgaaaaatcgagtttttttttccaaacgcGTGGCCTACGGTATTTTCATTGTCAGATGTCAGTTTCGCACGggtttttttattcgtatattAAAATGATCCTTACGTCACCTTGTTTTGCGATAAAACGCAGATTCCCAATGCAGTTGATGTTGAAACAAGAGGAattcgaaacaaaaattgaaacgaCAATAGATTTATTCCCagcaataataagaaaaaggaaaaatggtGAAGTCCTAAAAATTCTACTGTATGGAGTAAATTTTTCATACACGTGATCGGAGCTTTCGTAGGTCACTTTGATAAGACGATAATGAATCAGTGAGTACATGCAGGAATATCCATTTTTAAATCCATGCTTCGAAATGCTCTGGCACGGAGGAATGGTtttaattgattgaaaaaaaaatcaattaattcATTGAATCAGGTCGTTCGATAAGTCATCAGGCATGATAGgtaaaatagaagaaaaaaactagATTTTGTAGGTTTAACAGTGACACGTTCATAATGATAACTTTAAGGACCAAAGATACACTTCGTTTCAACGAGCACTTGTACAGCTTgctgcatgaaaaaaatgcttacGTGCAAAGTATGTTTGTTTCGTTTCACCAATTATTTTCCTGCGGCATCGTCTTTGAACAAAGGGAATCCTAAGcatcgtcaattttttcgaaagcttTTCGTCTCTCGCGGCATGTAGTGAAGTAGTTAAAAaaccaattattttttgacaCGTTTGCCATCGAAATTATTCTTCAAAACGTTTGCTATGAAAATTCTGACATTAGTTTAAAACACTCAttttcgtcatcatcatcatcaattttcataaagTGACATACTTTATGAgttccaataaaaattttcttttttttttttatcaaaacgagacaaaaattgtaaatttgtGCGGTTTTTACTTAAGAGAAATTTGATATTTAGTACAGGAAAGATTCCCCCACGTAACGACAATTACGACCAATCGGCtacagaaatttttcaaatgtgtttaacaaaaatttatctctctttgaaacaaaattatttatctACACTTCCAATTACGAAAATCCGAAAAACTCACTTTCTCGTTTTCCTCTGCAATTCTGGAGCCGATTGATCGAGCCGAAGAGATTTTTCATCGTACTCAGTTCCAGAATTAATCCCGATAAAAAAAGCGCTTTGATTTATCAGGGTGCGAAACGAATGCtaagattgaaaataaatgaacaatTCAGCGATGAGTCTTGACGTTGTAGCGCCCTTTTTTATACACAGACACGCGTACAcacaaatattttataaaaatacatctatatataaatatatagatatattcacaaatatatataaaaatgttgttgaTTATTTGGATAACTATTGATTGTACAGTTGattgaaaaacgagagaaaaaaaacatgattaaataaatgaaaagcaAAAGAAACGAAACTAAACGCGATGCGGACCGGCTGGTAGCCGTGTTTCGAAGCCCATTATATAAATTAGCTTTAAATGTCTAATCGtggacgaattttttttattatgtcgAACGAGTcatacagaaaaaagatttctcAACGAACCAGCCATGACGCTAGCCTAGTTAAGCGAACGAGATTGGCCTAATGCCTCTTCGGTACCTTGCTTAAGCCAGTGTACATATTATACCATTAGCGCAATAAGTTAatcattataaataaataattgagatATATTACGGAAGTGAACAGCGAACAAAATGCATATGTCATGTGTATGTACATCACAACAGTGTTGTATAGACAGTAGTCTGATAACTAtggaacacacacacacacacactcacacaccTATGTAgcgtatatacacacacatgtATTTAAGATTAGAAATTCATCgcatatatacatacaaatataaatatatatatatatatatatatatatatatgtataagaaaaaatatgcagtTATTGTAATATAAATGGAAACAGAGTTGTACTGATCCTTCGTAATAATGATTGTGTAAAACTTTTAATAAAACCTGAGAATTCTCGATAAGTTACAGTTTATGTTCTTTCTCCACTAAACATAGAGAGGGTATGCAATGATGTATTTGGGCGTCGCGTTTCATTAGAGTAACTATTCAACaacggaaaaatattttcgcagttttttttcattcgattgttCAAAATACAGACTGTCtttatgaacatttttttgatgaagaTTTATGGATAAGAACCTTTCCATTTCGAGATAGCATTGAAATCTGGAAGCGAAAATTGGATTGGAGTaacccgaaaaaaaatgggatggttttttgtgtttttatgtacggttatttaaaaaatcgaatttcgcaAACGCTTTCTTCCCCCCACTGTAGATGATGGAAATAAAGAAAGGGTATAACAAATGACTTGTTTTAGTGAACTCTGGAGAGAATCAAAATGTAATGGATGGAGATACACACAATCCATGAATTGTACCGTAAAttcttatttatttgtttcatttctCAACGTCTAAATATATCTCTATGTGTGTAAGAATTCTATTATGTCAACAATGGAATCTTGCCCGCATACTCCGCGGCGTTCACACTCGGTGAATCTAATTTATGGTTTTGTtgtatcgtttttttccttttttttctcgaatatgAATTTTGATGGTCGTCAATGTCCGTTTCGATAACTGGATAATTGCCGTAGAATCGTTATACGAAATTTGTTAGAGCAATGATTGCTctaccattattttttcaaagcctGCTGGTGGCGGATGTGTAAAATCTTGAAGTATTAAATCCAATATGGCTCCATCATCCACTGAAATGAAGAGAAAGTAGGAATTTAGTTTTTGTTACGTTTTATACCCAATTTCCACTGAGTTTAGTTGGGTTTCTTTCAGAAAATCATGTTCCTTTCTCATAATTCAATTGTATTTAAATCACTTGCTCTAAAACGTTTTACATTTGGTAAgcaaaataactttttttggcAGTAAACAAAAAAGATGATTGTTTAAATATATAAGTAAccatgtataaatatatacaaaccATAGAGTACTGGATATACAGTGCCCTTGATACCCATCAACGgtgcatccaaagactttccGTTTATGTAAAAATTCAGTTCAATGTGATCGTAAGAAACTCCCTGGAAaccgaaatacaaaaaaaatcaaatagaattCCACAGAAAGTTTGCATTTGTTAAAGACCAGTTagtatattttcaaatcaCTCAATTTCTTATCTATATGAAAATTGACAACACTCACAATGATGTCCCCTTCCTGAGCCAAATTCTGAAGCTTGTGGAGTTCTTGCTGATTATGCCTGACTATACCGTCCGAGTTGAGAGCCCAACTTTCCGCATCCATTCCACCAATAGCATTATTCAAGTCACTCGCCCGAGTTGCTAAGCCAACACCCCATATGCCATCTTGACGTATTTTTACCTCAAAATAGCTCTTACTTTGTGCTAGCGGTACATTCGTTAAGGCCCCACCTTGACCGCATACTCTCGAACCATTCATGACGATTACAACCTCATGACCtaataaatgttttatttacatTTCTTTAGGGTTTAAGATTTTAATTCAAATCGTTCAAACTAagattcaacatttatttgtacCTTAATATTGATAATGCTTACTCCCATTCAAGCATGAAAATTTGAGCTAAGCAACACAAGCTACTTCTACATTTTTGCAATAAATGCTCAAGCTCGTTTCAAGTCACTTatagaaattcaaataaaacaaaattcataaGTAAATGCAAGTAATGTGAAATTCTTTGTTACTATCAATCATTCCTAATATA includes:
- the LOC122409707 gene encoding SPRY domain-containing protein 7; this encodes MMFCCLRNCFDGLGFTATPSQHVVPNPIALDTSHMGHEVVIVMNGSRVCGQGGALTNVPLAQSKSYFEVKIRQDGIWGVGLATRASDLNNAIGGMDAESWALNSDGIVRHNQQELHKLQNLAQEGDIIGVSYDHIELNFYINGKSLDAPLMGIKGTVYPVLYVDDGAILDLILQDFTHPPPAGFEKIMVEQSLL